Within Vigna radiata var. radiata cultivar VC1973A unplaced genomic scaffold, Vradiata_ver6 scaffold_425, whole genome shotgun sequence, the genomic segment GGACTACAAGTATACCTCgaggaaaaatggaaaatttttaGAATCCAATTGCAAGGTGAGGGACTTTAATCTCCCATTAGAAATGTGGGATTCTATGAAGGGTTTATAAGGCCTTTGGCTCTCCAACTAACAACGTCTAGTTTTTGCTGTGTGTTTCATCCAAAGTTCTTATAAAAAATCCTAGGAAATCAGGGGATTCTGCAGAGGGAAGACAGAGTACATCACTAGAAACCATATAGGGGCTTTGGAAACAGTGGATCacattgaaatatatattttactgtACTGTagtaattgtttaaaaatgacTAAACTTTATGTAGAGTACCGGCTCTGGGTCAGAATTTCTGTACacgttattttcttttaacaataagctttctcatgaatttaataattagaaatGTTAGTGATCATGTGTGGGGGAAGTTGAATAAAAGTTTGAAGTTGTTTAGAATTTCAATGGGTTACATACCTAATTTTGGCTATATATACAGAAAATTGTGCATATGGTGTCGATCTTGCAAAGCAGTTAGTAACATCTCTGCTCAGTGTTCTTGGTACTTGTGGGAGTGTAAGAATATCCTTTTCAGAAAGAACTCCACAAAAGGTATACCATGAAGTTTCTTATGCAGATATCGTTGAGCAAATGTTTTCGTCTCTGACAcgttttgtttcctttttttgtcttttaaacaGGTGTCCAATATTATAGTGAAAGAACTTGGGAATAATCCAAAAGTTTATGTTTGGGATGGGCAAGGTAAATATTTATTGAGGTTTAGATTGCTAACTcagattcttttaaaaaaacttgaGATAAAATGTGATTAATCCTTGTCACTAACACAAATTTCAGAACCAAACCCGCATATGGGGCATCTGGCTTGGGCAGATGCATTTGTTGTCACTGCAGATTCAGTTAGCATGATAAGTGAAGCTTGCAGTACTGGGTATGTCTGGCAAAAGTATCTCTTTGATAGATTTTCCCCACTTTGACCTCTAAATGAGTTtactgaatttattttttagagttcACTGTTGTCTTTTTGTAGTCTATCCCAAAAAGAATTTGATGTTATTGTTCCAGATTGATACATGTATTTTCGTTTCTgctatttgtttttaataaatcagTTTTGTTTCTCCCACAGGAAGCCTGTGTATATTATGGGAGCTGAGCGTTGCAAATGGAAATTCACAGAATTCCATAAATCATTGAGAGAACGAGGAGTTGTTAGGCCTTTTACAGGGTCCGAGGATGTAAGTTGGAGTTCTACTTATTCATGAAGTGCatagattaaaatgagttttacaTATTGTATTGTTAAGTATCCATGTTTTAATCGGTATACATTCTCTTAAATTCAGATATCAGAAAATTGGAGTTATCCACCTCTTGAAGACACAGCGGATGCAGCTAAACGGGTTCATGAAGCGCTTGCTGCCCGAGGATGGAAACTGAAGATATAGAACACAATTCTTAGTTCACATAGTACTCGATTTTTTTTCGTAAAGACGGTAACCATTTGTTGTTTGGAAGATAATTTCCAAAATATCATGGTTCTCTGATATCACGAATAGAAAATACCAATTTTGGTGTTCGTCATTCTTTCCACCACAGCAATTTTTAAGGATGTTGTAATGTAATATAAGGTTGTATGATCGCAGCTTGTAAACTGGGAGAAAACTTTGACACTTTTATGGCGATTGacacattttaataaatgaggtgaataaaaattttgtttatgcTGTTAACAGATTGTACCTTTATTCTTCCATTTGTTATCTGATCGTTTTAGTTTCGAGACGTGGGTTAATTGATAATATATGGTACAATTTAATGAACTGACATTACCAATAGCtgagatttttcttttgaataaatataatgCTAAAACTTATGCAGTCTTTCACACGCAAATGTCATAAATTTATGATAGTTTTAAGAATGAACTATATTAGCTATTAGGTCTAGATGGGAAGTATAACGACTGAATAGTTTTATCTATGACCAAAAACCAAGACTCAAATTGCGAGTCAAACCACACCACTTAATACGTGCTTggtttatgatattattttttgcttgaatCATTCCTTGCGGTATGGTGTTTCGTTTGTATTGCACTACTTGTCATCACCTGCACAAATTTGAGATATACGATAtacaaatgaataaataaataaaacttgagtgtatttatttattggtcTTGGCATTCGTTAGTTTGGTTGACGGTTTTGTCACATTCGTATAGGAACGTTACAGAATCAAGGAAAAAAGCTTTTGGTACGATGTGGAGCAAGTAAGTTCCGAACAACTCCTTCATTACACCTTACAAAATTAGACTTGACAAAGCAACATAGAGCATCTTCACTGACCAACTCCGTTAATTGAATGTCTCAACTTTCTTTTGTGcatcttctatatatatatgtatacacaAGTAACAGCTTTCAGAAGAGTACCTTCCATATCCATTGTGATGGACTCAAAGAAAGAGGATGCAGCTTCTGCACCTACGAGCCCAGAATCTAGGAGGACCAGGAGCAATGGCAAAGGGAAAACCATTGCTGAGGCTGCTCCCCCTTCTGTAACTGTAGTTTCCACAAAAGCTACCCCATCCCCAAGGGGGGGATGGAGAAAGGGTGCCGCAATCCTAGATTTCATCCTTAGGCTCGGAGCCATTAGTTCTGCTATAGGTGCTGCTGTCGTCATGGGGAAAAATGAACAGATACTTCCATTCTTCACCCAGTTCTTTCAGTTTCATGTTCAATGGGATGATTTTCCAATGTTTCAGTAAGTTTTTCTTCCATAACAAAGATTGGGTCCAATTTTACATGTCACAACACAAAACATTTTCTCTTCATTAGTGCTAGTGCAAATGCTATGTCACTATATGTATACCTCTTTTGGCACACAGATATACACACCAAAAGGAGATCACAAATAGCTACACTAATTAGATGCAAATACCATCCTTTTATTTTGGTGGCATGCAGGTTTTTTGTATTTGCAAACGGAGCAGCAGCTGTATTCCTCATCCTCTCATTGCCATTTTCAATTGTCTGCATTGTTCGGCCTTTTGTAGTAGGGGCAAGGCTTCTACTAGTGATCATAGACATAGTAAGTCTGAATTGAGATAATGCACTGACCAACATGTTTTGTTCTAACAATCATCTCACTCACTCAATAATACTTAAAACTGTTGCAGTTTACAATGGCTTTGGTCATGGCAGCTGCTTCAGCTGCTGCAGCTGTTGTGTACTTAGCGCACAATGGGAGCCAAGATGCCAATTGGATCGCCATTTGTCAGCAGTACACTGACTTCTGTGAGGTCACTAGTGAAGCTGTGGTGGCTTCTTTCGTTGCTGcggttttcttaattttcttgaTCGTGCTCTCCTCTGTGGCTCTTAAAAGAGGTTGAAAAGAGAATTTGGATGGTAATGGTGATGCTTCATAGAAGCTTCTACTGTGTTtgtataatattattgtaaagtTGCAAGAGTTTGAGGTGTAAGTGATGCATGTCTGTGTTACATTAAAGTGAAAAATCATGTTCATGTTTGTCTTTCTAACAATACGTTGCAAATCTGAGACCAAGGTTAAAAAGTTCTCCTTTTAGAATAATGTTACCTCAAGACACTTTTACATCtatttaacaagaaatataataacgtttaacacatttttatatctatttgacaaaaaatataagaataaaatagttataaaaatataaatttttatattaaaaaaaataaaaaataaagaagagtagtgtgtaaaaaaattaagcatgtaaaataatatttttcataatttttaaactttaaaaacgaatgatatttttttcttatatttattcttttaagatcataataaatttaacttatcagttttttctttctttataagaCTTAGATAACgtatgaataattaatatatttgtagagataattataaattttaatattttctgtaCAGACATAcatataataacaacaataataaaaacgTAACTTTATTGAAACTTACATactttaaagaataataaattttaataagagGTTATttcattgttaataaaaaaatatattcatttcatcacacaaaacttattaaaagtttaaaactgATTAATAATCAatgatattttatcttatatttattcttttaagatCGTCATAAATTTaacttgtcatttttttttcttatattaaataatcacATGCTGAGTTTATTACATTCTTAAGAACTAAAGCTTAAAAAACATAcgaataattgatatatttatacggtgattataaattttaatatttttactatatatacatatataataataataacaatagaaACAAAGTAACTTTGTTGAAGGTTACATATTTTAAAGAagaatacattttaataatatcaatttcTTGAATGAAACTTTTTGCGTCTATTAATTTGACATATGGTATTAAACTAAAAACTTGAAAATaggttgaaattgaaattgattaatattatagcatttttaaatttcaattttc encodes:
- the LOC106779126 gene encoding casparian strip membrane protein 3 isoform X1; the encoded protein is MYTQVTAFRRVPSISIVMDSKKEDAASAPTSPESRRTRSNGKGKTIAEAAPPSVTVVSTKATPSPRGGWRKGAAILDFILRLGAISSAIGAAVVMGKNEQILPFFTQFFQFHVQWDDFPMFQFFVFANGAAAVFLILSLPFSIVCIVRPFVVGARLLLVIIDIFTMALVMAAASAAAAVVYLAHNGSQDANWIAICQQYTDFCEVTSEAVVASFVAAVFLIFLIVLSSVALKRG
- the LOC106779126 gene encoding casparian strip membrane protein 3 isoform X2 — translated: MDSKKEDAASAPTSPESRRTRSNGKGKTIAEAAPPSVTVVSTKATPSPRGGWRKGAAILDFILRLGAISSAIGAAVVMGKNEQILPFFTQFFQFHVQWDDFPMFQFFVFANGAAAVFLILSLPFSIVCIVRPFVVGARLLLVIIDIFTMALVMAAASAAAAVVYLAHNGSQDANWIAICQQYTDFCEVTSEAVVASFVAAVFLIFLIVLSSVALKRG